One genomic segment of Chelonia mydas isolate rCheMyd1 chromosome 1, rCheMyd1.pri.v2, whole genome shotgun sequence includes these proteins:
- the LOC102936517 gene encoding G-protein coupled receptor 183: MATTAATVASQLTVFAYSNESSCDVYNHHFAAKVIFSFFYTVLLVFGSCGNVLALYVTFHRGKKINSTDLYLINLAVSDALFTLALPGRIAYYILEFNWPFGDWFCRVTAFIFYMNTYVGIYFMTCVSVDRYIAVVHTRRLGRFRKVSRVKYICMLIWFIVFLQTISLLFRPMTKKIGDKLTCMEYFNFEEIPKLPFILLGACTIGFCLPVGIILVCYVQINLKLCRAAKENPLTDKNGHHRKAFTIILVVLLAVVICFSPYHLNIIQFMVRKILYQPSCSAQKAFKMSLQITVAFMNMNCCIDPIIYFFAFRGYKRRLLRLFRTSGSVPSSSTGKSYSESNSNSHNQGVCSSSA; encoded by the coding sequence ATGGCTACCACTGCTGCTACTGTTGCATCTCAGCTAACGGTCTTCGCTTACAGCAATGAAAGCAGCTGCGACGTGTATAACCACCACTTTGCAGCGAAAgtaattttttcattcttttacactgtcctgctggtcTTTGGCTCTTGTGGAAACGTCCTTGCCCTTTATGTCACCTTCCACCGAGGGAAGAAAATCAACTCAACTGATCTCTACTTAATCAACCTTGCTGTGTCAGATGCCCTTTTCACGCTTGCTCTGCCTGGAAGAATTGCTTATTACATCTTAGAATTCAACTGGCCTTTTGGAGACTGGTTCTGCAGGGTGACGGCATTCATCTTTTACATGAACACGTATGTGGGCATCTACTTTATGACATGTGTGAGTGTCGACCGCTACATCGCCGTGGTCCACACCCGGCGGCTTGGCAGATTTAGGAAAGTGAGCAGAGTGAAGTATATCTGCATGCTGATATGGTTCATTGTGTTCCTGCAGACAATATCATTACTCTTCAGGCCCATGACCAAGAAGATAGGAGATAAGCTGACCTGCATGGAATATTTCAACTTTGAAGAAATTCCTAAGTTGCCATTTATCCTTCTGGGGGCTTGCACGATTGGATTCTGCCTACCAGTGGGGATTATATTAGTTTGTTATGTGCAGATCAACCTAAAACTGTGCAGAGCAGCCAAAGAAAACCCCCTGACAGATAAGAATGGGCACCACAGAAAGGCTTTCACAATCATACTGGTTGTGCTCCTTGCAGTTGTGATCTGCTTTAGTCCTTACCATTTAAATATCATTCAGTTCATGGTCAGAAAGATACTATACCAGCCATCTTGCTCAGCACAGAAAGCCTTCAAGATGTCTCTTCAAATCACAGTGGCTTTTATGAACATGAACTGTTGCATTGATCCAATAATTTACTTCTTTGCATTTAGAGGGTATAAGAGAAGACTCCTAAGACTATTTAGAACCAGTGGCTCCGTTCCATCCTCCTCCACTGGAAAGTCATATTCAGAAAGCAACAGCAACAGCCACAACCAAGGAGTTTGCTCATCCTCAGCTTAG